One part of the Alistipes onderdonkii genome encodes these proteins:
- the recQ gene encoding DNA helicase RecQ: MKQFESSLLHDKLKEYFGFSSFKGNQEAVIRNVLEGKDTFVLMPTGGGKSLCYQLPAMLMEGVAIVISPLIALMKNQVDAMRTFSAESGIAHFLNSSLNKTAVAQVRADVLAGKTKLLYFAPESLTKEDNVAFLHKIKVSFYAIDEAHCISEWGHDFRPEYRRIRPIINEIGAAPLIALTATATPKVQLDIQKNLGMSDASVFKSSFNRPNLYYEIRPKGDVDRDIIRFIKQNEGKSGIIYCLSRKKVEELTELLVANGIRALAYHAGMDAATRAANQDDFLMERVEVIVATIAFGMGIDKPDVRYVIHYDIPKSLEGYYQETGRAGRDGGEGYCLTFYSYKDIQKLEKFMQGKPIAEQEIGKLLLLETVSYAESSMCRRKTLLHYFGEEYTEENCGNCDNCRNPKPKIDARAALKMALEALRDIGDKFKADYLINVLTGKTTALIKSYGHNKSKWFGAGAEHDARFWGAVLRQALILGLVDKNIENYGLISVNRKGENFIAMPFPVTVTLDHDYDEEEKEAEAVVPMGKGGAADEELFAMLKDLRKKVAKQHGLPPFVIFQDPSLEDMAVQYPITIEEMQNITGVGVGKARKFGEEFIKLIKAYVEEKEIIRPQDMIVKSVGNKSGNKIFIIQSIDRKMDFEDIARAKDLDFDELLTEIEGIVNSGTKLDISYYLRDFMDEDKIEDIYLYFKEDAQSDSLDAAIDELGADYTEEEIRLVRIKFICEQGN; encoded by the coding sequence ATGAAACAATTTGAATCGTCCCTGTTGCATGACAAGCTGAAGGAGTACTTCGGCTTTTCGTCGTTCAAAGGGAACCAGGAAGCGGTGATCCGCAATGTGCTGGAGGGGAAGGATACGTTCGTGCTGATGCCTACGGGCGGCGGGAAATCCCTCTGCTATCAGCTTCCGGCCATGCTCATGGAGGGCGTGGCGATCGTCATTTCCCCCCTGATCGCGCTGATGAAGAACCAGGTGGACGCCATGCGCACCTTCTCGGCCGAGTCGGGCATCGCCCATTTCCTCAATTCGTCGCTCAACAAGACGGCCGTCGCGCAGGTGCGCGCCGACGTGCTGGCCGGGAAGACGAAATTGCTCTATTTCGCCCCCGAATCGCTGACCAAGGAGGACAACGTGGCCTTCCTGCATAAGATAAAGGTATCGTTCTACGCCATCGACGAGGCGCACTGCATTTCGGAGTGGGGACACGACTTCCGGCCCGAGTACCGCCGCATCCGCCCGATCATCAACGAAATCGGCGCTGCGCCGCTGATCGCCCTGACGGCGACGGCGACGCCCAAGGTGCAGCTGGACATCCAGAAGAACCTCGGCATGTCCGACGCCTCGGTGTTCAAGTCGTCGTTCAACCGGCCGAACCTCTATTACGAGATACGCCCCAAGGGGGACGTCGACCGCGATATCATCCGCTTCATCAAGCAGAACGAGGGAAAGAGCGGCATCATCTACTGCCTGAGCCGCAAGAAGGTCGAGGAGCTGACCGAACTGCTCGTGGCCAACGGTATCCGCGCGCTGGCCTACCATGCGGGCATGGACGCCGCGACACGCGCCGCCAACCAGGACGACTTCCTGATGGAGCGGGTCGAGGTGATCGTCGCCACGATCGCTTTCGGCATGGGCATCGACAAGCCCGACGTGCGCTATGTCATCCATTACGACATCCCCAAGTCGCTCGAAGGCTATTACCAGGAGACGGGGCGTGCCGGCCGCGACGGCGGCGAAGGTTACTGCCTTACCTTTTATAGTTACAAGGACATCCAGAAGCTAGAGAAATTCATGCAGGGCAAACCCATCGCCGAACAGGAGATCGGCAAGCTGCTGCTGCTGGAGACGGTGTCCTATGCCGAGAGTTCGATGTGCCGCCGCAAGACGCTGCTGCACTATTTCGGCGAGGAGTATACCGAGGAGAACTGCGGCAACTGCGACAATTGCCGGAATCCCAAGCCGAAGATCGACGCGCGGGCGGCGCTCAAGATGGCGCTCGAGGCGCTGCGCGACATCGGCGACAAGTTCAAGGCCGACTACCTGATAAACGTGCTCACGGGCAAGACCACGGCGCTCATCAAGAGCTACGGCCACAACAAGAGCAAGTGGTTCGGGGCGGGTGCCGAGCACGACGCGCGTTTCTGGGGCGCCGTGCTGCGCCAGGCGCTGATCCTGGGGCTGGTGGACAAGAATATCGAGAATTACGGGCTGATCTCGGTGAACCGCAAGGGCGAGAATTTCATCGCCATGCCCTTCCCCGTCACCGTGACGCTCGACCACGACTATGACGAGGAGGAGAAGGAGGCCGAGGCCGTCGTCCCGATGGGCAAGGGCGGCGCGGCGGACGAGGAACTCTTTGCGATGCTCAAGGATTTGCGCAAGAAAGTGGCCAAGCAGCACGGGCTGCCGCCGTTCGTCATCTTCCAGGATCCGTCGCTCGAGGACATGGCCGTGCAGTACCCGATCACCATCGAGGAGATGCAAAACATCACCGGCGTGGGGGTGGGCAAGGCCCGCAAGTTCGGCGAGGAGTTCATCAAGCTCATCAAGGCCTATGTCGAGGAGAAGGAGATCATCCGTCCGCAGGACATGATCGTCAAGTCGGTCGGCAACAAGTCGGGCAACAAGATCTTCATCATCCAGTCCATCGACCGGAAGATGGATTTCGAGGACATCGCCCGTGCCAAAGACCTCGATTTCGACGAACTGCTGACCGAGATCGAAGGCATCGTCAACTCGGGTACGAAGCTCGACATCTCGTACTATCTGAGGGACTTTATGGACGAGGACAAGATCGAGGACATTTACCTCTATTTCAAGGAGGACGCCCAGAGCGATTCGCTCGATGCGGCCATCGACGAACTGGGGGCCGACTATACGGAGGAGGAGATACGTCTGGTGCGTATCAAATTCATCTGCGAGCAGGGCAACTGA
- a CDS encoding GNAT family N-acetyltransferase, translated as MVIYKDDILMLRTWRAADAASLAANADDITLWNNVRDLFPHPYTLADAREFIAAAAGKPCPVDFAVVAGGKAVGGVGFVPGTDVERFGAEIGFWLGSRCRGRGMMTAAVRQAVEWMFANTPIIRIFAAAYATNPASQRVLVKTGFRHVGTFRKAFFKNGAFVDGCYYELLKDEDE; from the coding sequence ATGGTAATTTACAAGGACGATATTCTGATGCTGCGCACATGGCGCGCGGCGGATGCGGCGTCGCTGGCGGCCAATGCCGACGACATCACGCTGTGGAACAACGTGCGTGACCTTTTCCCGCATCCCTATACGTTGGCGGACGCCCGGGAGTTCATTGCCGCGGCGGCCGGGAAACCCTGCCCGGTGGATTTCGCCGTCGTGGCAGGCGGCAAGGCCGTGGGCGGCGTGGGGTTCGTGCCCGGGACGGATGTCGAACGCTTCGGCGCCGAAATCGGCTTCTGGCTCGGAAGCCGCTGCCGGGGGCGGGGCATGATGACGGCGGCCGTCCGGCAGGCCGTGGAGTGGATGTTCGCAAATACCCCGATAATTCGTATCTTTGCCGCGGCTTATGCCACCAATCCCGCATCGCAGCGGGTGTTGGTGAAAACCGGGTTCCGGCATGTCGGGACGTTCCGCAAGGCTTTTTTCAAGAACGGGGCGTTCGTAGACGGCTGTTATTACGAATTACTGAAAGACGAAGATGAGTGA
- a CDS encoding M16 family metallopeptidase, with product MTQPPLVIPSDVEVAQAGKSLLANGSALYTLASDDFEVLRITFVFRAGSAMQRVPFSASAAANMLAEGTRDMTAHQIAERLDYYGSYYDVNIDRDYAYISFCTLSKFFDETLAVAEQILLHPVFPEEELRTYCAKRKQRLAVERTKVDTQAREAFARALFGPSHPYGISADEAQYDKLTRGDVAAFYESHYTADNGFTICSGRIGDHERQAVAALAERLPRRKPEAGIPFPAPVTQHEARVDHPGAVQSSIRIGRLLFPRQHPDFLGMQVVASALGGYFGSRLMQNLREEHGYTYGVVAAMVNFEREGYFAVAAQVGTEVTQEALREIYAEIERLRAEPMPEGELSLVKNIMVGEMMRILDGPFGIADVTIENILCGRDHTVINENIRRIQAMTPADVQQLARKYLSREELVTVIAGDLRK from the coding sequence ATGACACAACCACCCCTCGTAATACCCTCCGACGTCGAGGTCGCACAAGCCGGGAAGAGCCTGCTGGCAAACGGCTCGGCGCTCTACACGCTCGCCTCTGACGACTTCGAAGTGCTGCGCATCACCTTCGTGTTCCGCGCCGGCTCGGCCATGCAGCGGGTTCCCTTCTCGGCATCGGCCGCCGCCAACATGCTCGCCGAGGGGACGCGCGACATGACGGCGCACCAGATCGCCGAACGGCTCGATTACTACGGCTCGTACTACGACGTCAACATCGACCGCGACTATGCCTACATCAGCTTCTGCACGCTCTCCAAATTCTTCGACGAAACGCTCGCCGTAGCCGAACAGATACTCCTGCACCCCGTTTTCCCCGAAGAGGAACTGCGCACCTACTGCGCCAAGCGCAAGCAGCGGCTGGCCGTAGAACGCACGAAGGTCGACACCCAGGCCCGCGAGGCTTTCGCCCGCGCCCTTTTCGGGCCCTCGCACCCCTACGGCATCTCGGCCGACGAAGCCCAATACGATAAACTCACGCGCGGGGATGTAGCGGCGTTTTATGAAAGCCACTACACGGCGGACAACGGGTTCACGATATGCAGCGGGCGCATCGGCGACCACGAACGGCAGGCCGTCGCGGCGCTGGCGGAACGGTTGCCGCGGCGCAAACCCGAAGCCGGCATCCCGTTCCCGGCACCCGTGACGCAGCACGAAGCGCGGGTCGACCATCCGGGCGCCGTACAGTCGTCGATCCGCATCGGAAGGCTGCTTTTCCCGCGCCAGCATCCCGATTTCCTCGGCATGCAGGTCGTGGCATCCGCCCTGGGCGGTTATTTCGGTTCGCGCCTGATGCAGAACCTGCGCGAGGAGCACGGCTATACGTACGGCGTGGTGGCCGCCATGGTCAACTTCGAACGGGAGGGCTATTTCGCCGTAGCGGCACAGGTCGGGACGGAGGTCACGCAGGAGGCCCTGCGCGAGATTTACGCCGAAATCGAACGGTTGCGCGCCGAGCCGATGCCCGAGGGCGAACTTTCGCTCGTGAAGAACATTATGGTCGGTGAGATGATGCGTATCCTCGACGGGCCGTTCGGCATTGCCGACGTTACGATCGAGAACATCCTCTGCGGCCGCGACCATACCGTCATCAACGAGAACATCCGCCGCATACAGGCCATGACGCCGGCCGACGTGCAGCAACTGGCTCGGAAATACCTCTCCCGCGAAGAACTGGTGACGGTCATTGCGGGAGACCTGAGAAAATAG
- the nifJ gene encoding pyruvate:ferredoxin (flavodoxin) oxidoreductase, whose translation MAEKKFITCDGNYAAAHVAYMFSEVAAIYPITPSSTMAELVDEWAAQGRKNIFGETVKVVEMQSEAGAAGAVHGSLQSGALTSTFTASQGLLLMIPNMYKISGELLPGVFHVSARALAAQSLSIFGDHQDVMATRQTGFAMLATSSVQEVMDLAGVAHIVSLKSRVPFLHFFDGFRTSHEIQKIELIDEAALTAMLDRDALAEFRRRALNPEHPVTRGTAQNPDIYFQTREAANRFYDAVPDMVAEAMREISKITGREYKPFVYYGAEDAEHVVVAMGSVTETLRETVDYLNARGGKVGVVTVHLYRPFSVKYLGEVLPETVKRICVLDRTKEPGANGDPLYLDVVEAFANCKDIPADRKPLIIGGRYGLSSKDTTPAQMLAVFANLGANEPKNQFTVGIVDDVTFRSLPVGEEISLAKPGTFEALFFGLGADGTVGANKNSIKIIGGTTNKYCQAYFSYDSKKSGGYTSSHLRFGDLPITSPYLVTTPDFVACHVPSYVDKYDVLKGLKAGGSFLLNSVHDAATTCATLPDHMKAYLAKNKINFYIINATKIAAELGLGSRTNTIMQSAFFKIANVIPFDKAVDEMKHAILKSYGKKGEDIVNMNYAAVDAGGNAVVKVEVPAEWAQIDDKGFAHVSDASCPEFVRKIVEPINGLKGDDLPVSAFTGREDGTWENGTAAYEKRGIAVNVPEWKIENCIQCNQCAYVCPHAVIRPFLATEAEAAASGVEWKQGLGETKEYKFRIQISPLDCTGCSNCVDVCPAKEKALVMRPLEEQMPQQKNWDYITKHIGYKQVVDKTKSVKNLQFAQPLFEFSGACAGCGETPYIKAISQLFGDKMMVANATGCTSIYSGSAPSTPYCTNDKGQGPAWANSLFEDNAEFGLGMHLGVEKLRDRIQNTMEQAIANCTKCSDELKGVMQEWIASRGSSAKSAEVSARLVPMMEACGCDYCKDILEMKDWLVKKSQWIIGGDGWGYDIGFGGVDHVLASGQDVNILVVDTEVYSNTGGQSSKSTPVGAVAKFASAGKRIRKKDLGAIAMTYGYVYVAQVSIGASQMQLFNVLKEAEAYPGPSLVIAYAPCINHGIKGGMTRTQTVGKEAVACGYWHLWHYNPQLEEQGKNPFVMDSKEPDWSKFRDFLMKEVRYTSLKKSFPAEADELFAAAEENAKWRYNGYQRLAKMEY comes from the coding sequence ATGGCAGAAAAGAAATTTATCACTTGTGATGGTAACTACGCTGCGGCACATGTTGCATACATGTTCTCGGAAGTTGCGGCGATCTATCCCATCACGCCGTCGTCGACCATGGCCGAACTCGTGGACGAGTGGGCCGCCCAGGGTCGCAAGAATATTTTCGGCGAAACGGTGAAAGTTGTCGAGATGCAGTCCGAAGCCGGTGCCGCAGGCGCCGTGCACGGTTCGCTGCAGAGCGGTGCCCTGACGTCGACGTTCACCGCGTCGCAGGGTTTGCTGCTGATGATCCCCAATATGTATAAGATCTCCGGCGAATTGCTGCCGGGCGTGTTCCACGTCTCGGCGCGTGCGCTGGCCGCACAGTCGCTGTCGATTTTCGGAGACCACCAGGACGTCATGGCCACCCGCCAGACCGGGTTCGCCATGCTGGCCACCTCGTCGGTACAGGAGGTGATGGATCTGGCGGGCGTGGCGCATATCGTGTCGCTCAAATCGCGCGTGCCGTTCCTGCACTTCTTCGACGGCTTCCGTACCTCGCACGAGATCCAGAAGATCGAGCTGATCGACGAGGCCGCCCTGACCGCCATGCTCGACCGCGATGCGCTGGCTGAGTTCCGCCGGCGGGCGCTCAACCCCGAGCATCCCGTCACCCGCGGTACGGCGCAGAACCCCGACATCTATTTCCAGACCCGCGAGGCCGCCAACCGTTTCTATGACGCCGTGCCCGACATGGTTGCCGAGGCGATGCGCGAGATTTCGAAGATCACCGGCCGCGAGTACAAGCCGTTCGTATACTACGGGGCAGAAGATGCCGAGCATGTCGTCGTGGCGATGGGTTCGGTGACGGAAACCCTCAGGGAGACGGTCGACTACCTGAACGCCCGTGGCGGGAAGGTGGGCGTCGTGACGGTACACCTCTACCGCCCGTTCTCGGTGAAATACCTGGGCGAGGTGCTGCCCGAAACGGTGAAGCGCATCTGCGTGCTCGACCGAACGAAGGAACCGGGTGCCAACGGCGACCCGCTCTACCTGGATGTCGTCGAGGCATTCGCCAACTGCAAGGATATTCCGGCCGACCGCAAACCGCTCATCATCGGCGGCCGCTACGGCCTTTCGTCCAAAGACACCACGCCGGCGCAGATGCTGGCCGTGTTCGCCAACCTCGGGGCCAACGAGCCCAAGAACCAGTTTACGGTGGGCATCGTGGACGACGTGACCTTCCGCTCGCTGCCCGTGGGCGAGGAGATTTCGCTCGCCAAGCCCGGTACGTTCGAGGCGCTGTTCTTCGGCCTGGGGGCGGACGGTACGGTAGGCGCCAACAAGAACTCGATCAAGATCATCGGCGGCACGACGAACAAATATTGCCAGGCATACTTCTCGTACGACTCGAAGAAGTCGGGCGGTTACACCTCGTCGCACCTGCGTTTCGGCGACCTGCCGATCACTTCGCCCTACCTGGTCACCACGCCCGACTTCGTGGCCTGCCACGTGCCTTCGTACGTCGACAAGTACGACGTGCTGAAAGGGCTGAAAGCCGGCGGTTCGTTCCTGCTCAACTCGGTGCACGACGCGGCTACCACCTGCGCTACGCTGCCCGACCATATGAAAGCCTATCTGGCCAAGAACAAGATCAATTTCTATATCATCAACGCCACGAAGATCGCCGCCGAGCTTGGGCTGGGTTCGCGTACGAATACCATCATGCAGTCGGCATTCTTCAAGATCGCCAACGTCATCCCGTTCGACAAGGCTGTCGACGAGATGAAGCATGCCATCCTGAAATCCTACGGCAAGAAGGGCGAGGACATCGTCAACATGAACTATGCGGCCGTCGACGCCGGAGGCAACGCCGTGGTCAAGGTCGAGGTGCCGGCCGAATGGGCGCAGATCGACGACAAGGGCTTCGCACACGTCTCTGACGCTTCGTGTCCCGAATTCGTGCGCAAGATCGTCGAGCCGATCAACGGGCTGAAGGGCGACGACCTGCCGGTATCGGCTTTCACGGGCCGTGAGGACGGTACGTGGGAGAACGGCACGGCCGCCTACGAGAAGCGCGGCATCGCCGTGAATGTTCCCGAGTGGAAGATCGAGAACTGTATCCAGTGCAACCAGTGCGCCTATGTCTGCCCGCACGCCGTGATCCGTCCGTTCCTCGCGACGGAGGCCGAGGCTGCCGCATCGGGCGTGGAATGGAAGCAGGGGCTGGGCGAGACCAAGGAGTACAAGTTCCGCATCCAGATCTCGCCGCTCGACTGTACGGGCTGCTCGAACTGCGTCGACGTCTGCCCGGCCAAGGAGAAGGCGCTGGTAATGCGTCCTCTGGAGGAGCAGATGCCCCAGCAGAAGAACTGGGACTACATCACCAAGCATATCGGCTACAAGCAGGTCGTCGACAAGACCAAGTCGGTGAAGAACCTCCAGTTCGCACAGCCGCTGTTCGAGTTCTCGGGCGCCTGCGCCGGTTGCGGCGAGACCCCCTATATCAAGGCTATCTCGCAGCTGTTCGGCGACAAGATGATGGTTGCCAACGCCACGGGCTGTACCTCGATCTATTCGGGTTCGGCACCGTCGACCCCGTACTGCACCAACGACAAGGGCCAGGGCCCGGCATGGGCGAACTCGCTTTTCGAGGACAACGCCGAATTCGGCCTGGGTATGCACCTCGGTGTCGAGAAACTCCGCGACCGTATCCAGAATACGATGGAGCAGGCTATTGCCAACTGTACGAAATGCTCCGACGAGCTGAAGGGCGTCATGCAGGAGTGGATCGCTTCGCGCGGTTCGTCGGCCAAATCGGCCGAGGTCTCGGCGCGCCTCGTCCCGATGATGGAGGCCTGCGGCTGCGATTACTGCAAGGATATCCTGGAGATGAAGGACTGGCTGGTGAAGAAGTCGCAGTGGATCATCGGCGGCGACGGCTGGGGGTACGATATCGGCTTCGGCGGTGTCGATCACGTGCTGGCATCGGGCCAGGATGTGAACATTCTGGTCGTGGATACCGAGGTTTACTCGAATACCGGCGGACAGTCGTCGAAATCGACGCCCGTGGGTGCCGTCGCCAAGTTCGCTTCGGCCGGCAAGCGTATCCGCAAGAAAGACCTCGGCGCCATCGCCATGACCTACGGCTACGTATACGTGGCGCAGGTTTCGATCGGCGCTTCGCAGATGCAGTTGTTCAACGTGCTCAAGGAGGCCGAGGCCTATCCCGGCCCGTCGCTCGTGATCGCCTATGCTCCGTGTATCAACCACGGCATCAAGGGCGGCATGACGCGCACGCAGACCGTGGGCAAGGAGGCCGTAGCCTGCGGTTACTGGCACCTGTGGCACTACAACCCGCAGCTCGAGGAGCAGGGCAAGAACCCGTTCGTGATGGACTCGAAGGAGCCCGACTGGTCGAAGTTCCGCGACTTCCTGATGAAGGAGGTGCGTTACACTTCGCTCAAAAAGTCGTTCCCGGCCGAGGCCGACGAGCTGTTCGCAGCCGCCGAGGAGAACGCCAAATGGCGTTACAACGGCTACCAGCGCCTTGCGAAGATGGAATACTAA
- a CDS encoding BACON domain-containing protein, with protein MKNFVHKITCVLVMCAATVAFTACSDSDNKGDGPVTGTLSVETGALKFTSGAYSKGFEVETDGTVGAIQVDVNYKGAETGWITAKVNDGDVVVTVARNTGDARTADVVLSAKGAESVTVSISQKAVFSSDLVGRYTPYVPDPENPIANFFINPVYADMDPEKVPQIDMGFLFPGFIMPVTTVTGLANQLVGMMYGGGLTYFDFKDDGTIGAGYRDMLGFDMNAGPTFGSEVEFPNAETLEVLPVDAITYYTKDGKVYFAIDKEYLTYIGQAELEMNLPQIIDALLAQYPGLGIEATDDYYAIPLKYAVKDGVTTLKVDKEMMMPYMPLITSLVDAFLPDGDIEVSLDPESDPMKIPAKALVNSLLDALFNQSQSIEIGIGLTK; from the coding sequence ATGAAAAATTTTGTGCACAAAATTACCTGTGTGCTCGTCATGTGCGCTGCCACGGTAGCGTTTACGGCATGTAGCGACAGCGACAACAAGGGCGACGGCCCGGTTACCGGTACCCTCAGTGTGGAAACCGGCGCCCTGAAATTTACGAGCGGAGCCTATTCGAAGGGATTCGAGGTGGAAACCGACGGTACGGTCGGCGCGATCCAGGTCGATGTGAACTACAAGGGTGCCGAAACCGGATGGATCACCGCGAAAGTGAACGACGGCGACGTGGTGGTCACCGTGGCGCGGAATACGGGCGATGCACGTACGGCGGATGTCGTCCTGAGCGCCAAGGGCGCCGAGTCGGTGACCGTTTCCATCAGCCAGAAGGCCGTGTTCTCGTCGGATCTGGTGGGCCGGTATACGCCCTATGTTCCCGATCCCGAAAATCCGATCGCTAATTTCTTCATCAACCCCGTATATGCTGATATGGATCCGGAAAAGGTGCCGCAGATCGACATGGGTTTCCTTTTCCCCGGATTTATCATGCCCGTTACCACCGTCACCGGTCTGGCCAACCAGCTCGTGGGGATGATGTATGGCGGCGGCCTCACCTATTTCGATTTCAAGGACGACGGGACGATCGGCGCGGGTTACCGCGACATGCTCGGGTTCGACATGAATGCCGGCCCTACGTTTGGCTCCGAGGTCGAATTCCCCAATGCCGAGACGCTGGAGGTGCTGCCTGTCGATGCGATTACCTATTACACCAAGGACGGCAAGGTCTATTTCGCCATCGACAAGGAGTACCTGACCTATATCGGCCAGGCGGAGCTCGAAATGAACCTGCCCCAGATCATCGACGCCCTGCTGGCGCAGTATCCGGGCCTGGGGATCGAAGCGACCGACGATTACTATGCCATCCCGCTCAAGTACGCGGTCAAGGACGGCGTTACGACGCTGAAGGTCGACAAGGAGATGATGATGCCTTACATGCCGCTGATTACTTCGCTGGTCGATGCTTTCCTCCCCGACGGGGATATCGAGGTGTCGCTCGACCCCGAATCCGACCCGATGAAGATCCCGGCAAAGGCGTTGGTCAACTCGTTGCTCGATGCGCTCTTCAACCAGAGCCAATCCATCGAGATCGGCATCGGCCTTACGAAATAG
- a CDS encoding S1/P1 nuclease, giving the protein MKKSFLLLAAMLLCYCGTAFGWGKSGHDAIAYIAECNLTPKARKNIEKYLDGRSIVYYASWMDVYRHTPAYKVTSGWHGDTVDADGKYVPNAKGDAVQCIEEAIARLKDYRSLDDSTVLVSIKYLVHLVGDMHCPVHVKYPWYKNFKFDLNGRPSEFHSFWDSGVLDLNHRWGYVEYRHQLDRLTKKQIRAVVAGTPRDWLEESARDCRVIYEWTKPGQKFTKNEARDLLNTVHPFAEEQILKAGYRLAAVLNQLFG; this is encoded by the coding sequence ATGAAGAAAAGTTTTCTTTTGTTGGCTGCAATGCTCCTTTGCTATTGTGGTACGGCATTCGGCTGGGGCAAGTCGGGGCATGACGCCATCGCTTATATCGCCGAGTGCAACCTGACGCCCAAGGCCAGGAAGAACATCGAGAAATACCTCGACGGCCGTTCGATCGTCTATTATGCCTCGTGGATGGATGTGTACCGCCATACGCCGGCTTACAAGGTGACTTCGGGCTGGCACGGCGATACGGTCGACGCCGACGGAAAGTACGTTCCCAACGCAAAGGGCGATGCGGTGCAGTGCATCGAGGAGGCGATCGCCAGGCTGAAGGATTACCGCAGCCTGGACGATTCGACGGTGCTGGTGTCGATCAAATACCTCGTGCACCTGGTGGGCGACATGCATTGCCCCGTGCACGTGAAATACCCTTGGTATAAGAATTTCAAGTTCGACCTGAACGGGAGGCCCAGCGAATTCCATAGTTTTTGGGACAGCGGGGTGCTCGACCTGAACCATCGCTGGGGGTACGTGGAGTATCGTCACCAGTTGGATCGCCTTACGAAGAAGCAGATTCGTGCCGTCGTTGCCGGGACGCCCCGCGACTGGCTCGAAGAGAGCGCCCGGGATTGCCGCGTGATTTACGAGTGGACGAAGCCCGGCCAGAAGTTTACCAAGAACGAGGCCCGCGACCTGCTCAACACGGTACATCCGTTCGCCGAGGAGCAAATCCTCAAGGCGGGCTACCGTTTGGCCGCCGTGCTTAACCAATTATTCGGTTAA
- a CDS encoding META domain-containing protein — protein MKKYFAAAALLMMMAACGSAGQDKKLEGTTWKLARMEAIPAAAVGKEADFFTLEFNAADTMVAGRTNCNRFFGKYELKGKELELKNLGMTRMACPDMQYEDAFVKMLDEVDRFEIKGAELTLFDDHKALAVFKAVEKEPAKK, from the coding sequence ATGAAAAAGTATTTTGCAGCCGCAGCGCTGCTCATGATGATGGCCGCCTGCGGGAGCGCCGGCCAGGACAAGAAGCTCGAAGGCACGACATGGAAACTCGCCAGGATGGAGGCGATCCCTGCCGCGGCCGTCGGCAAGGAGGCCGATTTCTTCACCCTGGAGTTCAACGCCGCCGATACGATGGTCGCAGGGCGTACGAACTGCAACCGTTTCTTCGGCAAGTATGAGCTCAAAGGCAAGGAGCTCGAACTCAAAAACCTGGGCATGACCCGCATGGCCTGCCCAGACATGCAGTACGAGGATGCCTTCGTCAAGATGCTCGACGAGGTCGACCGATTCGAGATCAAGGGGGCGGAGCTGACCCTCTTCGACGACCATAAGGCACTGGCCGTGTTCAAGGCCGTCGAAAAAGAGCCTGCGAAGAAATAA